The Beijerinckiaceae bacterium RH AL1 genome has a segment encoding these proteins:
- a CDS encoding Site-specific recombinase XerD (ID:RHAL1_03745;~source:Prodigal:2.6), translating into MAAVYKRGDTWWVRFRHGGEHIRRSAKTRKKAEAQDYLHRLIEEHRSSKGKVEQRHLLTAAIDAFFETSSLKASTLTTYRFQSRVVVRLMGHLHLDEIDRKALGEFVATRKRTGVTDATIRRDLAFLGSVFTAAIRRGWVDTSPVTAFGKRALKESRPRIRFVSREEFARLHDAASETLKPILVLAVETGMRKEELLSLQLEQIDLRRREVHLEITKTSSPRRVPLSVTAADTVRALIEKRGRPASRFLFCKPDGSRVGDPKKGFNAACRRAQLVDFRFHDLRHTFASWWVQDGGDLYRLSRVLGHATLQMTSRYGHLRTEDLHSELERVAQKRSQDRKSETIRSTIDRHQETPASDVTR; encoded by the coding sequence ATGGCAGCAGTCTATAAGCGTGGCGACACGTGGTGGGTACGATTCCGCCATGGCGGCGAGCACATCCGCCGCTCGGCGAAGACCCGCAAGAAGGCCGAGGCGCAGGACTATCTTCATCGGCTGATCGAGGAGCATCGAAGCTCGAAGGGGAAGGTCGAGCAGCGTCATCTGCTGACGGCGGCGATCGACGCGTTCTTCGAGACCTCGTCGCTCAAAGCCTCGACGCTCACGACCTATCGTTTCCAATCGCGGGTCGTCGTGCGGCTGATGGGGCATCTTCATCTCGACGAGATCGACCGGAAGGCGCTCGGCGAGTTCGTCGCTACCAGGAAGCGGACCGGCGTCACGGACGCGACCATCCGGCGTGACCTTGCCTTCCTAGGATCGGTCTTCACGGCTGCCATCCGACGCGGCTGGGTGGACACATCTCCGGTCACAGCGTTCGGCAAGCGAGCGTTGAAGGAGAGCCGTCCCCGCATCCGGTTCGTGAGTCGTGAAGAGTTTGCACGGTTGCACGACGCTGCGTCCGAGACGCTCAAGCCGATCCTCGTGCTCGCCGTCGAGACCGGCATGCGCAAGGAAGAGCTTCTGTCACTCCAACTTGAGCAGATCGATCTCCGGCGCCGCGAGGTTCACCTTGAGATCACGAAGACCAGCAGCCCGCGACGCGTTCCGCTGTCGGTCACAGCAGCGGACACAGTCCGGGCGCTTATAGAGAAGCGAGGTCGGCCCGCATCAAGGTTCTTGTTCTGCAAGCCGGACGGCAGCAGGGTCGGCGATCCGAAGAAGGGCTTCAACGCAGCGTGCAGGCGCGCCCAGCTTGTCGATTTCCGCTTCCACGACCTCCGGCATACGTTCGCGAGCTGGTGGGTGCAGGATGGTGGCGATCTGTATCGGCTCAGCCGAGTTCTCGGTCATGCGACGCTTCAGATGACGAGCCGGTATGGTCACCTTCGCACCGAAGACCTTCATTCCGAGCTGGAACGGGTGGCACAAAAGCGGTCACAGGATCGCAAGTCCGAGACGATCCGGTCGACCATCGATCGCCACCAAGAGACACCCGCAAGTGATGTAACTCGATGA
- the ubiG gene encoding Ubiquinone biosynthesis O-methyltransferase (ID:RHAL1_03747;~source:Prodigal:2.6) encodes MTSFARTTIDEDDLAKYERLGDDWWDPNGPMGALHKFNPVRVGWIAKLMSGENAGDRPLAGKRILDVGSGGGILSESLARLGADMVGIDPATNNIAVATRHAQAEGLAIDYRATTVETLAATGERFDAVLIMEVIEHVRDVPGFVRDAGALVRPGGLMFGATLNRTLKSWALAIVGAEYVLRWLPRGTHDWHQFVTPDEFRRHMRRAGLHPFAEAGVTYNPLADRWALSTDMGCNYMLAARREA; translated from the coding sequence ATGACAAGCTTTGCACGCACGACCATCGACGAGGACGACCTCGCGAAGTACGAGCGGCTCGGCGACGACTGGTGGGACCCCAACGGCCCGATGGGCGCGCTGCACAAGTTCAATCCCGTGCGCGTCGGCTGGATCGCGAAGCTCATGTCCGGCGAAAATGCCGGCGATCGGCCGCTCGCCGGCAAGCGGATCCTCGACGTCGGCTCCGGCGGCGGCATTCTCTCCGAGAGCCTGGCGCGGCTCGGCGCCGACATGGTCGGCATCGATCCGGCGACGAACAATATCGCCGTCGCGACGCGTCATGCGCAGGCGGAGGGGCTCGCGATCGACTACCGCGCCACCACCGTCGAGACCCTCGCCGCCACCGGCGAGCGCTTCGACGCGGTGCTGATCATGGAGGTGATCGAGCACGTGCGCGACGTGCCGGGCTTCGTCCGCGACGCCGGCGCGCTGGTGCGGCCTGGCGGCCTGATGTTCGGCGCCACCTTGAACCGCACCTTGAAGAGCTGGGCGCTGGCGATCGTCGGCGCCGAATACGTGCTGCGCTGGCTGCCGCGCGGCACGCACGACTGGCACCAGTTCGTGACGCCCGACGAGTTCCGCCGTCATATGCGCCGCGCCGGCTTGCACCCGTTCGCCGAGGCAGGCGTCACCTACAATCCGCTCGCCGACCGCTGGGCCCTTTCCACCGATATGGGCTGCAACTACATGCTGGCCGCGCGCCGCGAGGCTTGA